One Salmo trutta chromosome 26, fSalTru1.1, whole genome shotgun sequence DNA window includes the following coding sequences:
- the LOC115163550 gene encoding acetolactate synthase-like protein has product MEIATALGCSVGFTFGGLVFVAYKLGLLYQLFHKTETQSPRHGGESVAEVLRAHGVKFVFTLVGGHISPILVACEKLGIRIVDTRHEATAVFAADAVARLSGTVGVAAVTAGPGLTNTVTAVKNAQMAESPLLLIGGAAGTLLQGRGALQDIDQMSLFKPLCKFCASVRSVREIVPTMRKALAIAQSGTPGPVFIEFPIDTLYPFHLVSKEFGVKNPPKGIMGKVVTWYLHNHLKNLFAGAWETRDVSPLPVHIPQATDDQVQKCIELVSRAKKPVILLGSQATLPPTPADDIRVALESLGIPCFLGGMSRGMLGRNSPLHIRQNRKHALKDADLVLLAGTVCDFRLSYGRVLNRRSKIIAVNRDKTQLLKNSDMFWKPNVTIQGDAGSFLLRLSKGLMGHKCSEDWPQRLKAGDITKEKANRGKADEKTDCHLNPLSVLHCVDELMADDSIIVADGGDFVGSAAYIMRPRGPLRWLDPGAFGTLGVGGGFALGAKLCRPESEVWIIYGDGSLGYSVAEFDTFTRHKTPVIALVGNDACWSQISREQVPILGSNVACGLAFTDYHIVADGYGGKGTLIGREDEDKLDDIIKEAQKETREGRATLLNVLIGKTNFREGSISV; this is encoded by the exons ATAAACTTGGTTTACTGTATCAGTTGTTTCATAAG ACTGAGACTCAGAGCCCTCGCCATGGTGGGGAGAGTGTGGCAGAGGTTCTGCGTGCCCATGGGGTTAAGTTTGTCTTCACCCTGGTGGGGGGGCACATCTCGCCCATCTTGGTGGCCTGCGAGAAGCTGGGCATCCGCATCGTGGACACCAGGCATGAGGCTACTGCCGTCTTTGCAGCTGATGCTGTAGCTAGGCTCTCAG GCACTGTAGGTGTAGCTGCAGTGACTGCTGGCCCAGGCCTGACTAACACAGTCACAGCAGTGAAGAACGCTCAGATGGCCGAGTCTCCACTGCTTCTCATAGGGGGAGCTGCTGGAACACTACTTCAG GGTAGAGGAGCGCTGCAGGACATTGACCAGATGTCCCTGTTCAAGCCGCTGTGTAAGTTCTGCGCCTCGGTGAGGAGTGTGAGGGAGATCGTCCCCACGATGAGGAAGGCCCTGGCCATTGCCCAGTCTGGAACTCCAGGACCTGTGTTCATAGAGTTCCCCATTGACACACTCTACCCCTTCCACCTGGTGTCCAAAGAGTTCGGAGTGAAAAACCCTCCCAAGGGAATAATGGGGAAAGTTGTCACTTG GtacctccacaatcacctaaaGAACTTGTTTGCTGGGGCCTGGGAAACCAGAGATGTTTCACCTCTTCCTGTGCACATCCCTCAGGCCACAGACGATCAG GTACAAAAGTGTATAGAGCTAGTGAGCAGAGCCAAGAAGCCTGTTAtcctactggggagccaggcaACACTACCTCCAACACCTGCAGATGACATCAG GGTAGCCCTGGAGTCCCTGGGTATCCCTTGCTTCCTGGGGGGAATGTCCCGTGGCATGCTGGGTAGGAACAGTCCCTTGCACATCAGACAGAACAGGAAACATGCCCTAAAGGACGCAGACCTTGTGCTGCTAGCAG GAACTGTATGTGACTTCCGATTAAGCTACGGCAGAGTGCTGAACAGGCGCAGCAAGATCATTGCTGTCAACAGAGATAAGACTCAACTTCTGAAGAACTCTGACATGTTCTGGAAGCCCAATGTGACCATTCAGG GAGATGCAGGCTCCTTCCTACTCCGTCTCTCCAAAGGCCTCATGGGCCACAAATGTTCCGAGGACTGGCCACAGAGGCTCAAAGCAGGAGACATCACCAAAGAGAAGGCTAATCG GGGGAAGGCTGATGAGAAGACGGACTGCCACCTGAACCCCCTGAGTGTCCTGCACTGTGTGGATGAGTTGATGGCTGACGACAGCATCATAGTGGCGGATGGGGGCGACTTTGTGGGCAGTGCTGCCTACATCATGAGACCAAGGGGCCCACTCCGCTGGCTGGATCCAG GAGCATTTGGAACCCTTGGTGTTGGAGGAGGGTTTGCTCTGGGAGCCAAGCTGTGTCGGCCTGAGTCAGAG GTGTGGATTATCTATGGCGATGGATCCCTGGGATACAGTGTTGCAGAATTTGACACTTTTACCAGACACAAG acgCCAGTAATTGCTCTGGTGGGGAACGATGCCTGTTGGAGCCAGATCTCCAGGGAGCAGGTTCCCATCCTGGGCAGCAACGTGGCCTGTGGCCTGGCCTTCACAG ATTACCACATAGTTGCAGATGGTTACGGAGGCAAGGGCACCCTCATTGGTCGCGAGGACGAGGACAAGCTGGATGACATCATTAAAGAGGCACAGAAGGAGACCCGAGAGGGGAGAGCCACACTACTCAATGTTCTCATAGGGAAGACCAACTTCAGAGAGGGTTCCATCTCTGTGTAG